TGGGTACAGGGGCTCTTCAAGTGATTTCCATGCGTCAACACGCCATCTCCATAGCGGCGATCTTCCTGGCCCTCGCGATCGGCGTGGTGCTCGGATCCGGCCTGCTCTCGAACGGCATGCTGTCGGGACTGCGGGACGACAAGGCCGAACTGCAGAACCAGATCGAGAACCTCAACGAGAAGAACAACCAGCTCGGCGAGCAGCTCACCGCGGCCGACGGATTCGATTCGGCCGTCGCCGACCGGATCCTCCACGACACCCTCGCCCAGCGTTCGGTGATCGTGATCACCACCCCGGACGCCGATCCGGGCGACATCGAAGGCGTGCAGCGGTCGGTGGCGCAGGCGGGCGGTTCGGTCACCGGTCGGGTGTCGCTCACCCCGTCGTTCGTCGACTCCGTCAACGGCGACCAGTTGCGGACGACAGTGACGAACGTCATCCCCGCCGGTATCCAGCTCCGGACCGGCGCCGTCGACCAGGGCAGCCTGGCCGGTGACCTGCTCGGTTCGGTGCTGCTGCTGAACCCGCAGACGGCCCAGCCGCAGACCACGCCGGAGGAGCGGACGCTGGCGCTGGAAACGCTGCGCGGCGGCGGCTTCATCGACTACGACGGCAACGTCCAGCCCGCTCAGCTGGCGGTCGTCCTCACCGGCAGCGGCGACCCCGGGAACACCAGCGGCAATCGTGGCGCGGTGATCGCCCGCTTCGCCGGGGCGCTCGACGGCCGCGGCGCGGGCACCGTGCTAGCCGGACCGCCGTCGGCCGCCGAGGGCAACGGCCCGATCGCGGTCGCGCGCGCCGACGGCGCGGTGGCGTCGGTGCTGACGACGGTCGACAACGTGGACCGCGAGTCGGGTCGGATCACGACCGTCCTCGCACTCCAGGAGCAGCTGGGAGGCGGTTCCGGGCGTTACGGGACGGGCCCCGGCGCCGCCGCGGTCACGGTGGGTGCGCCGAAGCCGTAGCACGGATGTGACGCCTGTCGCTCGGAAACCGGGAGCGTCGTGCACGGTTCTCGGGCGACAGGTGTTACCGTGAAGTCCCGTGGGTCGGCAGGCCCCAGCATGCTTCATCTCAGACCAAGTCCTGCACAGTCGTCACGGGAGCCCCTTTGCCACAGTCACGCATTCATTCGCGTAGCGCCACCAAGCACATCTTCGTGAGCGGGGGTGTCGCCTCCTCCCTCGGTAAGGGATTGACCGCTTCCAGCCTCGGCGAGCTGCTCACCGCGCGCGGACTGCGCGTGACCATGCAGAAGCTCGATCCCTACCTGAACGTCGACCCCGGAACGATGAACCCGTTCCAGCACGGTGAGGTCTTCGTCACCGAGGACGGCGCCGAGACCGACCTCGACGTCGGACACTACGAGCGTTTCCTCGACCGTGACCTCAACGCCTTCGCCAACGTGACCACCGGGCAGGTCTACTCGGCGGTCATCGCGAAGGAGCGCCGCGGCGAGTACCTGGGCGACACCGTCCAGGTGATCCCGCACATCACCGACGAGATCAAGAGCCGCATCATCGCGATGGCCGGCCCCGACGCGCAGGGCCAGGTCCCGGACGTCGTGATCACCGAGATCGGCGGCACGGTCGGCGACATCGAGTCTCAGCCGTTCCTCGAGGCGGCCCGTCAGGTGCGCCACGACGTCGGCCGGGAGAACGTCTTCTTCCTGCACGTCTCGCTCGTGCCGTACCTCGGCCCGTCCGGCGAGCTCAAGACCAAGCCGACGCAGCACTCGGTGGCCGCGCTGCGCAACATCGGTATCCAGCCCGACGCGCTGATCCTGCGCTGCGACCGTGACGTGCCGCAGGCGCTGAAGGCGAAGATCGCGCTGATGTGCGACGTCGACGTCGACGCGTGCATCTCGACCCCCGATGCGCCGTCCATCTACGACATCCCGAAGGTGCTGCACAGCGAGGGCCTCGACGCCTACGTCGTGCGCCAGCTGGGCCTGCCGTTCCGCGACGTCGACTGGACGGTGTGGGGCGACCTGCTCGATCGCGTCCACAACCCGCGCGAGATCGTCAAGGTCGCGCTGGTCGGCAAGTACGTCGATCTGCCCGACGCGTACCTGTCGGTGACCGAGGCGCTGCGGGCCGGCGGCTTCGCGCACCACTCCAAGGTGGAGATCTCCTGGGTGCCGTCCGACGAGTGCGAGACCGAAGAGGGCGCGCAGGCCGCGCTCGGTGACGTGGACGCGGTCCTGATCCCCGGCGGCTTCGGTATCCGCGGCATCGAGGGCAAGCTCGGCGCCATCCGCTACGCCCGCACCAACAAGCTCCCGCTGCTGGGTCTGTGCCTCGGTCTGCAGGCCGTGGTGATCGAGGCGGCCCGCTCGGTGGGCCTGAAGGACGCGAACTCGGAGGAGTTCGACCAGGACACCAAGCACCCCGTCATCTCGACGATGGCCGATCAGGAGCAGATCGTCGCCGGTGAGGCGGATCTGGGTGGCACGATGCGCCTGGGTGCCTACCCGGCCGTGCTGGCCAAGGGCTCGGTCGTCGCGAAGGCGTACGGGAGCGAGAACGTCTCCGAGCGCCACCGCCACCGCTACGAGGTGAACAACGCCTACCGCGACCGCATCGCCAAGAGCGGACTGCAGTTCTCCGGCACCTCGCCGGACGGACATCTCGTCGAGTTCGTCGAGCTGCCCGCCGACAAGCATCCGTTCTTCGTTGCGACGCAGGCACATCCGGAGCTCAAGAGCCGGCCGACCCGCCCGCACCCGCTGTTCTCGGCGTTCATCGGTGCGGCGCTCGACTACAAGGCCGCCGAGCAGTTGCCGGTCGACGTCACGCCCGAGGCGAAGGTCGAGTCGACCACCGCGGACAGCGTCGGATAACGGTCGCTGATGAGCCTGCCGGGGGAGCACGAGTTCCACACCGTCGCGTCGCGCGACGTGTACAGCGGCGCCATCGTCGCGCTGCGGGTGGACCGGGTCGCCATGCCCGGTGGGCGAGAAGCTGATCGGGAGGTCGTCGAGCATCACGGCGCGGTTGCCGTCGCGGTGCTCGACGACGCCGATCGGCTGGTCCTCATCCGGCAGTACCGGCATCCCCTCGGACGACGCCTGTGGGAGTTGCCGGCCGGACTGCTCGACGAACCGGGCGAGGATCCGCTCGATGCCGCCCGCCGGGAGCTCGTGGAGGAGACGGGGCTGGCGGCGGACAACTGGTCCGTGCTCGTCGACATCGCGCTCTCCCCGGGCTTCACGGACGAGTCGGTGCGGGTGTTCCTGGCGACCGGCCTGCGTGAGGTCGGCCGTCCCGACGCCCACGACGAGGAGGCGGACCTCGAGATCGACCGCGTTCCGCTCGACGACGCGGTGGCGATGGCGCTGCGCGGCGAGATCGTCAACGCCACTGCCGTGTCCGGCATTCTCGCGCTCGCCGCGGCCCGCGCTCGGGGCGACGGCCTGCGGGACCCGGGTGCGGACTGGATCGATCGGCCCGACACGTTCGCGCGACGCAAGCACGGTCGGACCGACAGCGAATCCGCATGACCGTGCTGGGCGGCCAGATCAACACGTATCTGGACCACCTGGCCGTCGAGCGCGGCGCCGCGCGCAACACGCTGAGCTCGTACCGTCGTGACCTCGATCGGTACGCGCGGTTCCTGTCCGACCGGCAGATCGACGACCTCCGGGCGGTCACCGAGTCCGACGTCACCGAGTTCGTCGTCGCGCTGCGGCGCGGCGACCCGGACTCGGGGACGGTCGCGCTCGCTCCCAGTTCCGCGGCGCGGGCGCTGATCGCGGTGCGCGGACTGCACCGATTCGCCGCGGCGGAAGGCGTGACGCCGGCGGATGTCGCGCGGGCCGTGAAGCCCCCGACCCCGGGCCGGCGCCTGCCGAAGTCCCTGCCCCTCGACAACGTCCTCTCGATCCTCGACGCCGCCGGCGGCGACGGGGCGTCCGACAATCCGCGGACGCTCCGGGACCGGGCCCTGCTCGAACTGTTGTACTCGACAGGCGCACGCATCTCGGAGGCCGTCGGCCTCGACCTCGACGACCTCGACACCGAGTCGCGTTCGGTGCTGCTGCGCGGCAAGGGCGGCAAGGAACGTGTCGTGCCCGTCGGCCGTCCCGCGATCGCGGCCATCGACAACTATCTGGTCCGCGGCCGTCCCGGCCTGGTCGGCCGCGGCACGCCGGCGCTGTTCCTCAACGCCCGCGGCGGCCGACTGTCGCGGCAGAGCGCGTGGCAGGTCCTCCACGACGCCGCGGAGAAGGCGGGGATCACGGTCGCGGTGTCGCCGCACACGCTGCGGCACTCGTTCGCGACGCACCTGCTCGACGGCGGTGCGGACGTGCGCGTCGTCCAGGAGTTGCTCGGGCATTCGTCGGTGACGACGACGCAGATCTACACGATGGTGACCGTGAGCGCCCTGCGCGAGGTGTGGGCGCAGGCGCACCCGCGGGCCCGCTGAGCCGGTGCGTGTTGGCCGTCGTTTGAGGTCACGAAGCGGTAGCGTTACGAAATCAGCTGGAAGACAGGACGGGATCGACAGGACAGGGGACATCGGACCGTGGTGACACCGCAGCCGCAGCACGCGGAGCCCGCGCACCCGTTTTCCGGGGATGCGCTGTCATATGCAAGAGACGTCGAGTGCAGGGACGTGGTACCGCTCGGGCCCACCGGCCGGCCGTTGCGCGCGGTGCCGGAACCCGGCCCGGTCGTCGGTCACGGTCCCGCCCGGATCATCGCGATGTGCAACCAGAA
This genomic stretch from Prescottella soli harbors:
- a CDS encoding NUDIX hydrolase — protein: MSLPGEHEFHTVASRDVYSGAIVALRVDRVAMPGGREADREVVEHHGAVAVAVLDDADRLVLIRQYRHPLGRRLWELPAGLLDEPGEDPLDAARRELVEETGLAADNWSVLVDIALSPGFTDESVRVFLATGLREVGRPDAHDEEADLEIDRVPLDDAVAMALRGEIVNATAVSGILALAAARARGDGLRDPGADWIDRPDTFARRKHGRTDSESA
- a CDS encoding CTP synthase is translated as MPQSRIHSRSATKHIFVSGGVASSLGKGLTASSLGELLTARGLRVTMQKLDPYLNVDPGTMNPFQHGEVFVTEDGAETDLDVGHYERFLDRDLNAFANVTTGQVYSAVIAKERRGEYLGDTVQVIPHITDEIKSRIIAMAGPDAQGQVPDVVITEIGGTVGDIESQPFLEAARQVRHDVGRENVFFLHVSLVPYLGPSGELKTKPTQHSVAALRNIGIQPDALILRCDRDVPQALKAKIALMCDVDVDACISTPDAPSIYDIPKVLHSEGLDAYVVRQLGLPFRDVDWTVWGDLLDRVHNPREIVKVALVGKYVDLPDAYLSVTEALRAGGFAHHSKVEISWVPSDECETEEGAQAALGDVDAVLIPGGFGIRGIEGKLGAIRYARTNKLPLLGLCLGLQAVVIEAARSVGLKDANSEEFDQDTKHPVISTMADQEQIVAGEADLGGTMRLGAYPAVLAKGSVVAKAYGSENVSERHRHRYEVNNAYRDRIAKSGLQFSGTSPDGHLVEFVELPADKHPFFVATQAHPELKSRPTRPHPLFSAFIGAALDYKAAEQLPVDVTPEAKVESTTADSVG
- the xerD gene encoding site-specific tyrosine recombinase XerD, which codes for MTVLGGQINTYLDHLAVERGAARNTLSSYRRDLDRYARFLSDRQIDDLRAVTESDVTEFVVALRRGDPDSGTVALAPSSAARALIAVRGLHRFAAAEGVTPADVARAVKPPTPGRRLPKSLPLDNVLSILDAAGGDGASDNPRTLRDRALLELLYSTGARISEAVGLDLDDLDTESRSVLLRGKGGKERVVPVGRPAIAAIDNYLVRGRPGLVGRGTPALFLNARGGRLSRQSAWQVLHDAAEKAGITVAVSPHTLRHSFATHLLDGGADVRVVQELLGHSSVTTTQIYTMVTVSALREVWAQAHPRAR
- a CDS encoding copper transporter yields the protein MISMRQHAISIAAIFLALAIGVVLGSGLLSNGMLSGLRDDKAELQNQIENLNEKNNQLGEQLTAADGFDSAVADRILHDTLAQRSVIVITTPDADPGDIEGVQRSVAQAGGSVTGRVSLTPSFVDSVNGDQLRTTVTNVIPAGIQLRTGAVDQGSLAGDLLGSVLLLNPQTAQPQTTPEERTLALETLRGGGFIDYDGNVQPAQLAVVLTGSGDPGNTSGNRGAVIARFAGALDGRGAGTVLAGPPSAAEGNGPIAVARADGAVASVLTTVDNVDRESGRITTVLALQEQLGGGSGRYGTGPGAAAVTVGAPKP